The Streptomyces sp. RKND-216 genomic sequence GAAGGTCGTCGGCGTGACGGGCAGCACCACGGGCGTGCCCTGCGTCCTGACGACGACCGTGCCGGTGCCCTGGAACTGCATGGTGAACAGCGCGCCGCCGGGGATGCCGTGGCCCTCGATGCGCCGCACCTCGTGGTGCAGCGACTCGTCGAAGGCGAGCACGTTCTCCGCAGAGACGCAGATCGCGTCGCCCTGGAGTTCGATGGGGTGCAGGTGGGACGCGCTCTCGGCGAAGAAGACCTGCCCGCCGCCGGTGCAGCGCATCAACTGCATCTCCTGGCCCGTGGCGTTGCCGACGACGCGGCCCTTGAAGCCGGCGCCCTTGTAGGAGAAGTCGACCTTGCCCTGGTACAGCACCATGCTGCCCTGACGTGCGAGCACGGGCTGCCCGTCGACGCCGAGGTCGACGCGGGCCAGTTCCTCGTTCTGCAGGGTCCAGCGCTGGCCGGTGGCGGCCTCGCGGTACTTCTCCAGGGCCGTGCCCAGGCCGGGGGGCGGCGTCTGCGGCACCGGCTGGACGGCTGCGGCGGGCGGCTGAGCCGCGGCGAACGGGTTGCCCATGGTCTGGCCGGGCACGGTGGGCTGCCCGGGCGGACCCGGGGGATGCTGACCGAAAGGCGGCGGGGCTGGTGCCGGTACGCCCTGCGGCGCGGGCGGGGCGGCGGCCGGTGGCGACGCGGCGGGCGCCGCAAAGGACTCGCCGGGCTGCCAGCCGGGACCGCCGGGCGGGCCGGGCTGTGCCGGAGGAGCCGGAGGCTGCTGGCCGAACGGCGGCTGGGCGGGCGCCTGCGGGGCGCCGAGGGCCGGTGCGGGCTGGGCCGGCCCAGGCGCCGGTGCCGGAACCTGCGGGGGGGCCGGTGGGCTCTGCTGGGCCTGCGGGGCGGCCTGCCCAGGGGGCGGCGCGAAGCCGGGCGCGGCCTGCGCCGGGGCGCCCGGAGGCGCGAAGCCCGGCGCGGTGCCGGGAGCCGCGCCAGTTCCGGTGGGCTCCTCCTCCAGCACCTCTCCGCCGAAGTGCCGCAGCAGCGCTTCCAGTCCGCCGTCGAAGCCCTGCCCAACCGCGGCGAAGCGCCACACGTCCTTGAGATAGAAGTCCCCGAGCATCACGGCGCGTTCGGTGGTGAACTCCGAACCCTCGAAGGCGTAGCGGGCGACCTCCTCGCCTCCTGCGACGATCCGCAGGTAGCCCGGGGCGATCTGGGACATCTGCCCGGCCCCGTCGACGGTCGCGGTGAAGGAGAGCTTCTGGATCTGGGCGGGAATCCTGTCCAGCGTGACCCGGAACGACTCGGTGTCGCCCGCCTGCGCGCCGAGCAGCTGCACGGACTCCTCGGGCGACTTGGGCTGATTGAAGAAGACGAAGTAGCGGTCGTCGGCGAGCCTCTCCTGGGCGTCGAGACCGAAGCAGCTGATGTCGAACCCGAGGCCCGGTCCGGTGATCTGCACGCCCACGTACAGGTCCGTGCCCGCCGTCAGATCACTGATCCTGGCCTTGTGGCCGCGTTGGAATTGCCTGGACATACGTAACGACCGTCCCCCATCCGGTGGCGATTGGTGCCTCGCGCCAGGCTAGCGGGTGGAGGCTGCGTATCACTCACCCTGTGCGGAAGGAGTGTGCGGCAGACGCCCGGCGGCGGCGACGCCCTCCAGGAAGCCGCGGGCCCGCTCGGTACGCGGGTAGGTGTCCAACAGCCCCCAGAAATCCGGCCCGTGGCCCGGCACCAGCAGGTGCGCGAGCTCGTGCAGCAGCACGTAGTCGACGACGAAGGAGGGCATGCCCTGAAGCCGGTGCGAGAGCCGGATGCTGCCCTCGGCAGGGGTGCAGGAGCCCCACCGGGTGTGCTGGTTGGTGACCCAGCGCACGGACGAGGGGCGGGCCCGGCCCTGGAGGTACTGCTCGGAGAGTTCGGTGGCGCGGCGGGCGAGTTCGCTGCCGTCGAGCATCCGCCGGTTCTCCTGGGCGGCCAGCCGGTCCAGCATCACCCCGATCCAGCGTTCCTCCTCCGCCGCGGTCATCCGGTCGGGGATGAGCACCACGGTGCGGTCACCGTCCCGGTAGGCCGAGACCGTGCGACGGCGACGGGTGCTCCGGCGCACCTCGACTGTGCCTCTGCCGGTTCCGGTGCTGTTCAGCGGCTCGACGGTCACGTCTTGAAGCTACCCTCCCCACGGCCCGCGATGCGTGTCACCCGGCCGTGGGCGGCCGCAGGCGGCCAGTGATCAGACAATCGGCCACAGCCTGTGGACAGCCGGCTACGCCGTTCTCGCGCAGCACGCATTCTGGCCCCATGCATCCCATGATCAAGCCGGCGTTGCGCCGGGGCTGGCGTGACCGGCAGACACTCCAGTACGGCGTGGCTCCCGCGCACGCGGTGCTGCTCGGGCCGGTGGACGACGCGTCGGCGGCGTTCCTGGACCGGCTGGACGGCACCCGCAGCATGGAGCTGCTGCGGCAGGAGGCGGTACGTGCCGGCCTGCCGCCGGGCGCGGCCGACACCCTCGTGGCCCGGCTGACCGCCGCCGGGCTGCTGGACGACGCCGAGACGTACCGGCGGGCGGCCGGGCGGCCGGGGGACGGGCTGCGGGCGGACCTGGCGTCGCTGTCCACCGTGCACCCCGAGCCGGGCGGCGGGCCGGCACGCCTGGCGGCCCGCCGCCGGGCACGGGTCCGGGTGCGCGGTGCGGGCCGGGTCGGCGCGGCGGTGGCGGCCCTGCTGTCGGCCGCCGGGGTGGGCCGGGTGGAGGTGCTGGACGGCGGAGACGTCGAGCCGTGGGACACGCTGCCCGGCGGAATCGGCAGGGGCCGGATCGGTGAACGGCGGGACGTGGCCGCGCGCCGCGTGGTGTGCGAGGCGGCGCCGTGGCCGCGCCGGCCCCCACCCGAGGCCACCCGTGACGGCGACGGCATCGCGCTGGTGGTCGTAACGCCACGCGACGGGCTGGACGCCTACGCCCCGGATCCAGCGGCGGCCGCCGCACATCTGCGGGCGGGCGCTCCGCATCTCTTCGCGGGGGTGCTGGAGGGCACCGGCTTCGTCGGTCCGCTCGTGCTGCCGGGCGTGACGGCGTGCGCGGAGTGCCTGCACCGTGCGCGGGCGGAGCGGGAGCCGGCGTGGCCGCTGGTCGTGGCGCAGTGGCGCAGCTCGGGCCGCGGACGGGCGGGCGTCCCCGCCTGCGACGCGGCACTGGCGACGATGGTGGCGGGGATCACGGCGTCGTACGCGCTGAGTTTCCTGGACGGCGACGGGCTACCGGCCGCAGGCTTCCGGACCCGCTGGGTGCTGCCCCATCTGAGTGCGGAGACGGAGCGGTTGACGCCGCACACGGACTGCCCGTGCGGAGCGGCTTCCGGTCCGGGTGACCCTCCGCCCTCGGCAGGCGTCCCGGTGCAGTCCACAATGGCCCGGTAGGGCTGGACAGTCCGGGAGTTGGAGGGGCGCATGTCTGATCTTCCCCGCAGGGCGGTCACCCGCACCGCGAAACTGGCCGCACTCCCCCTGGGTTTCGCGGGGCGTGCGACCTGGGGCCTCGGCAAGCGGATCGGGGGGTACTCCGCGGAGCTCGTCGGCAACGAACTGCAACAGCGCACCGCGGAACAGCTGTTCCGGGTGCTGGGCGAGCTGAAGGGGGGCGCGATGAAGTTCGGGCAGGCGCTCTCCGTTTTCGAGTCGGCGCTTCCCGAGGAGATCGCCGGCCCTTACCGCGCGACGCTGACCAAGCTCCAGGAGGCGGCGCCCCCGATGCCCGCCGACACGGTGCACGGGGTGCTGGCCGAGAGCCTGGGCGAGGACTGGCGTGAGCTCTTCGAGGAGTTCGAGGACAAGCCGTCGGCCGCCGCCTCGATCGGCCAGGTGCACCGGGGTGTGTGGCACGACGGCCGCGAGGTCGCGGTGAAGGTGCAGTACCCGGGCGCCGGGGACGCACTGATCTCCGACTTGGCACAGCTCGGCCGGTTCGCCCGGCTGCTCGGCCCGCTGGTGCCCGGCATGGACGTGAAGCCGCTGATCACCGAGCTGCGCGAGCGCGTCACCGAGGAGCTGGACTACGCGCTGGAGGCCGAGGCGCAGCGCGGGTACGTCGAGCAGTTCGCGGACGACCCCGACGTGTGGGTGCCGGACGTCGTGCACCAGGGCGCTTGCGTACTGGTGACCGAGTGGATGACCGGCGTGCCGCTGTCGGAGGTGATCGCCGAGGGCGGGGAAGAGGCACGCGACCGGGCGGGGCAGTTGCTCGCGCGCTTCCTGTTCTCCGGCACGGCCCGCACCGGGCTGCTGCACGCCGACCCGCACCCGGGGAACTTCCGGCTGATACCGGGCGAGGACCCGGACAGCCCGCCGGCGGAGTGGAAGCTGGGAGTGCTGGACTTCGGCACCGTCGACCGGCTGCCCGACGGGCTGCCGCCGACGATCGGCACTGCGCTGCGCCTCGCTCTGGACGGCGACGGGGACGCGGTGTACGCGATGCTGCGGGAGGAGGGCTTCGTCAAGGACTCCATCGATCTGGAGCCGGACGCGGTGCTGGACTACCTGGTGCCGATCATCGAGCCGGCGCGGGTGGAGGCGTTCACCTTCAGCCGGGGCTGGATGCGGGAGCAGGCCGCCCGGATCGCCGATCCGCGCTCGCCGGCGCACCAGTTGGGCAAGCAGCTGAACCTGCCCCCGTCGTACCTGCTGATCCACCGGGTCACGCTCAGCACGATCGGGGTGCTGTGCCAGCTGGGCGCCACGGTGGCTCTGCGGGACGAGATGGCCGACTGGGTGCCGGGCTTCGACCCGTCACCCCCGGAGGAGGCCGGGGTACCACTCGACGACACGGCCCCGGGTGCGTGACCGGCTCAGCCCGGCACGCCGAGCTGCCGGGGCGTGGAACGCCCCGGCCCCTCGGCTCGGAAGTCCCCGCATCACGGTGGAGGTCGCTCCGTGACGGCGGGGTTCACCCCGTGACGGCCCGGGTCACTGCATGACCGCCATCGCGACGGCCCGGCGGGCGCGCAGCGAGACGCGCTCGGCACGGCGCTGAAGGCGTCGGGCGCGAACGACCCGCAGCGCCGTCTGTTCGGATTCGGCCTCGTAGAGGCGTGACTGGAGTTGGGCACGGGCCAGGGATTCTGGCATGAGTTGCATCTGTCGGGTCCTGTTCTGCGAAGAGTGCGGGGTACCGGCCTCGGGCCGGCGGAATGCGCGGTGGGGGGAGTCGTTCATCGTGAGGTCCTGCTTCGGAAGGTGACGCAGCTGCGGATCGCGCGTCGACGGGTGATTGAGCGTTCCCGGGACGTTCATGCCACGACCGGGTTCTTCCGCGGACGGCCACGCGGCCGCTTGCGGGGAACGACGACGCCCTGGACGAACAGCTCGCCGCCCCAGACGCCCCAGGGCTCGCGCCGGTCCTTGGCGCCGGCCAGGCATGCCTCGCGCAGCGGGCAGGTCTGGCAGAGCGACTTGGCGTACTCGACGTCCGCGGGGGCCTCGGCGAAGAAGACCTCCGGGTCGTAGGAGCGGCAGGGGACGGCGACGCCGAGCCTGTCGATGGCGTCATCGAGCTCGGTGAGGGTGATGAGCGGGGCGGTCAAGGAGTCCTCCGTGGGGCCGGGCGGGATCAGGTCGGTGGTCGGTGACGGCGCGTGCGCTTCGAGATGCACTGTCGGTGTCTTCCTCGTCGGTGGTGTCTGTTGTCTGTTCGGCCCGGCTGGTGGCCGGGCGGCTGGGGCAAACAGAAGGGCCGCGGATCCCGGTGAGGGTTCCGCGGCCCTGGAAGGTGCCGACCTGATCACTGCCGATCAGGCTGGATCTCTCCAGGGTTCGTGGCCACGGAAGGCCCACATCAGGTGCTGCTTCTTCTGGCGACCCACGCCGGCACCGTTGGCCGCGAAGCCGAGGGCATAGGCCGCTGCCTGTGCCTCTGCTGCCACCGCGGGTGCGTTGGTCGGTCGCTCGGCGCCGAGCCGCTCGTTGCCGCCGGCGATCTCGACGACGCCCGGACCGAACGGGGCGACGGCGGAGACGGGAGCGCCGGACAGACCGGTGCCGCGCAGGCGGGAGCCGAGCAGGCACGTGGAGACGGCCGAGCGGTCGGTCGTCGTGGTGTTGATGAAGCTGATCACTGGGCTCGCCTCCTCTCGGCGTCTCGGGGACCGGGCGTCCGGCCCACGGGCCGGAGCTGATCCGAAGATGTTCAGGGTTCAGTACAGCATGAACGGGGTGGAGCGAGAAGCCCCCGCCCTGTCCACGACTGGAAGGCTATGAGGCCGCACTGCGGCTGCGCAAACTATTTTCCGGCTTCTTCTGTAACAGCTTCTGTGACGGGCCGGCCGGTCGGCTTCCGGGCCGTCCCCCGGGTCAGCCGGGCGGCAGGCCCGGCGGCACCGCCCGGTCCTGCCGCAGCAGGCGGAAGAGCCTGCTCGCCTCGGACCGGTCCCAGGTCACGGCACTGCCCTTGGACGTGGGCACGCCGACGCCCGACACGGGCACGTTCATGCGGCGGCCGTCGCCGCCCGCCACGTCCCGCACCGCGCGCGCCATCGCCGCCAGGTCCCGCAGGCTCATCCCCCGGTCGACGACGAGCGCGTCCAGGCCGGCGCTCAGCGCCCCGTAGGACTCGGCGGGGTCCAGCAGCGAGTCCGGCCTGGCGGCCTGGTGGGCCAGGGCGGCGAGAAGCCGCTGCTGGTTCCGGGTGCGCCCCAGGTCACCGCGCGCCTCCTGGTGCCGCTGCCGGACGAAGGCGAGGGCGTCGGCGCCGTCCAGGTCCTGGCAGCCCTTCCGCAGGTCGGCACCCGACTTCTCGTCCCGGATGTCTCGGCGCAGGCACATCCGGACCCCGCCCAGGGAGTCGACCACGTCCACGAAGCCGCCGAAGCCGATCTCCGCGTAGTGGTCCACGCGCAGCCCGGTGTTGTGCTCGACGGTGCGCAGCAGGAGTTCCGGTCCCCCGTGCGAGAACGCCGCGTTGAGTTTGTCCCCGCCCGCCGGTACGTGCTTGCCGGTCTCGGGCCGGGTGTGCGCCGGGACGGTGACCCAGGAGTCCCGCGGCAGGCTGACCATGGTGGTGCCGGCGGACCCGGTGTGCAGCAGGATCATCACGTCCGCGCGGCGGCCTCCGCCCCCGCCGGCGTGCAGGTCGGCCCGCTCCTGCGCGGACAACCCGCCGCGGCTGTCGGAACCCACGATCAGGTAGGTGGTGCCCTCGCCCGCCGGCGGCCGCGGGCCGTACGCGCCGAGGTCGACCGCCTGGTCCAGCCGGTGGTCGGCCCACGCGTAGCCGCCGAGGCCGGCGGCGAGCACGGTCACCAGGAGCATGACGCACGCCCGCCGCAGCCGGCGCAGACCGCTGCGACGGCGCGCGTGCCTGCTGCGCGGGCCGTAGCGGTACGCCGCGCCGCGCCGCGCGGCGGACACGCCGCGGGGCCGGGGCTGCTCGAAGGGCTCGTCGTGGTTGTGCGGGGGCGGGTTCGTCATCGCTCGGCTCCCTCGGGGACCTTCCGTACCGGCACCGGCTGCGGACGTGTGTCCTCCGCCTCCAGGTAGGGGTCGGCGGTGCCCGCGCGGCGCAGCCGCTGCCACTTCAGCCGGCTGCCGGCCAGTGCGGTCATCACGGACTGGATCACGACCAGGTAGAGCAGCTGGCGGTAGACGAAGAGCTGGAGCGGCAGCGTCCACAACGCGCGGAGCCGTTCCCGGTCTAGGCGCAGGGCGTACGCCGCGGTGACCATCTGGACGCCGAGGAAGCCCAGCCAGACCGCGACGGCCGTCCCCCGGTCGGCGATGCACACCCCGTACAGCGCGAAGACGTCGACCACCGGGGCGAAGAGCGGCAGAAGCACCTGGAACAGCATCAGGTAGCTCAGGCCGCGACGGCCGAACCGGCCGGCCGCGCCCCGTTCCCGCAGGGAACGGCGGTGCTTCCACATGGCCTGGAGCGTGCCGTAGCACCACCGGTAGCGCTGCCGCCACAGCTGGCGGAGCGACGTGGGCACCTCGGTCCACGCCACGGCCGACTCCTCGTACACGATCCGCCAGCCGGCCCGCCCCATCGACATCGTGAGGTCGGTGTCCTCGGCGAGCGTGTCGTCGCTGACCCCGCCGGCGTGCGCCAAGGCCTCCCTGCGGAACGCTCCGATGGCGCCCGGAACCGTGGGCATGCACTGCAGGACCTCGAACATGCGCCGGTCCAGGTTGAAGCCGACGACGTACTCGAGATGCTGCCACCGGCCGAGCAGCCGGCGCCGGTTGCCCACCTTGGTGTTGCCGCTGACCGCGCCGACCCGGGAGTCGGCGAGCGGCTGGACGAGCCGGTGCAGCGCCTCCGGTTCGAAGACGGTGTCCGCGTCGACCATCACCACGATGTCGTACCGGGCGTGCGCGAGACCGGTGTTGAGGGCGCCGGGCTTGCCGCGGTTGGGCTGCCGGACCAGGGTGACGCGCGGGTCGTCGATCCGCTCGACGATCGCCGCGGTGTCGTCCGTCGACCCGTCGTCGACGACGACGATCTCCAGTCGCGGGTGGGTGGAGCCGAGGAGCGAGTACACGGTGGACGCGATCCCCGCCTGCTCGTTGTGCGCGGGCACCAGCACCGTGACCGGCGCGGTCACCCCACCCGGGCCGTGTGCGCGAGCGGGGTCGCGGTACCGGCGGCGCACGTGGGCGCGGGCGAAGAGGAGGAGCAGCAGCAGGCGCAGCACGCCCAGCGCCCCGGCGATGCCCAGGGCCCAGGCCGTCAGGCGGGTGAAAGCGCCGCCGGCGGCCTGCATCCACATCAGGCCCTCGCCCTCGATCCGTTGGAGACCGCTCGCGGGAGTGGTGAACGTGGGCGTGCCGAGTCCGGCCGAGACGGTGGGGAAGTCGTCGATCCGCGGATTGCGCAGCAGGGCGCGCGCCTCGCGGTGGCCCAGGTCGGTGTGGCTGTACTGGCGCACGACCCCCTTCCTCGCCTTGCGCGACGAGCGGTCGGCGGCGACCAGCAGGTACCCCTTCTCCGCGGCGCGCCGTGCGGCCGACCATTCGGGTCCGCACATCGTGTCGGCGGCCGTCGTGTGCGGCAGGCGCAGGAGCCGGGTACGCACGCCGGCCGAACCGGCCAGCGCCGTCTGGGTCAGCGACAACTCCATGCGGAACCGCAGGTCGGAGGCCTTGCCCAGGGCGCCACCGGTGTAGGTGTAGGACCCGACTTCGTGCCCCTCCGCGACGATCCGACGCATCAGTGCCGGATTCCGGGCCGCCTGCGCGCCGGTGACGAAGAAGGTGGCGTGTGCGTCGTGCCGGCGCAGCAGCTCCAGGATGCGCGGCGTCCAGACCGGGTCGGGACCGCCGTCGAAGGTGAGCGCGGCGGTGCGGGGCTGCATGGAAGCCGTCTCGATCCGGCCGTCGGCAAGGCGCAGCACCGGGTCACCGTCGTCGGCGGCCCCGGGTATCGGGCTGGTGCACGGCTCCTTCGCCCGTGCCGCGTCGATCTCGTGGGTGGACCAGCCTTCGAAGAGCAAGGCTGCGGCGATCACCGGGAGGACGAGCAGCAGCAGGATCCAGTGACCGCGTGGCGGTCGGCGCAGCGCGTGTCGCGGGCTCACCCGCCCGCAGGGTCTGGGACGCCGGCCGGAGCCGAGGGCGCCGAGGGCGAGGGCGGAGCGTCCGGGACCGGGTCCGCCGGGCGGGAATCCGGAGCGCCATCGGGAGTGGGGGTCCCCGACGGTGCCTCGGACTCGTGCATGGCGGGGGCGCTGGGCAGCGGCCGGTCCGTGCGCGGTGGATGGTTCCCTACAGAATCCTGCATTCCGCCGAACAGCACGCCGACGAAAAGGAGATAGCCGGCACAGGAGCATCCCAGCGCGAATGCGGTGTACCGGAGGAATGTTCTACGACGTCCAGAACTTTCCATGAATATCGGACGGTTCCGCCGCCCTCGGTGTGTACTGGTGTGGGGGGTAGTACGCATGGCGGAGGAGTGTACTCACGGCGCCGCAGAAATGAACAGGAGACCTGACCGGCAGCGGAGCGGTCGGGCCGGCGAGTCCGCCCTCTACCGCTCCCCGGGGCGGGAGGTTCCCCGCGCCGGGGAATTTCACAGAACCAGCAGGGGATTCCCACAAGCCGATTCCGCCCAGCCCGAATCCGGTACGCATTGTCGCCCGACCGCTACTGATGCGCAGGAAAGCACGGAGTGTGGTTTACCGTTCGACTTCTTCATGCGCCGTGCCATCGCCTGTGTGTTCCTCGCCACTCGCGGGAAGTTCCGCGCCGGCGCAGAGTGTGAGCACGTCGGCCCCGAAACGCTGGAGCTTGCGGGTGCCCACGCCGGAGATCGTCGCCAGCGCGGCCTCGTCGTCCGGCACCGCTTCGGCGATGGCCATCAGCGTCTTGTCGGTGAAGACGCAGTAGGCCGGCTGGCCGAGCTGCTTCGCCTGGTCCGAACGCCAGTC encodes the following:
- a CDS encoding TerD family protein, with the translated sequence MSRQFQRGHKARISDLTAGTDLYVGVQITGPGLGFDISCFGLDAQERLADDRYFVFFNQPKSPEESVQLLGAQAGDTESFRVTLDRIPAQIQKLSFTATVDGAGQMSQIAPGYLRIVAGGEEVARYAFEGSEFTTERAVMLGDFYLKDVWRFAAVGQGFDGGLEALLRHFGGEVLEEEPTGTGAAPGTAPGFAPPGAPAQAAPGFAPPPGQAAPQAQQSPPAPPQVPAPAPGPAQPAPALGAPQAPAQPPFGQQPPAPPAQPGPPGGPGWQPGESFAAPAASPPAAAPPAPQGVPAPAPPPFGQHPPGPPGQPTVPGQTMGNPFAAAQPPAAAVQPVPQTPPPGLGTALEKYREAATGQRWTLQNEELARVDLGVDGQPVLARQGSMVLYQGKVDFSYKGAGFKGRVVGNATGQEMQLMRCTGGGQVFFAESASHLHPIELQGDAICVSAENVLAFDESLHHEVRRIEGHGIPGGALFTMQFQGTGTVVVRTQGTPVVLPVTPTTFADADAVVAWSAGAQVIVSSQVRLRRQVYGGQSGETVNLQFRGAPGNFIVVQPCEV
- a CDS encoding M48 family metallopeptidase → MTVEPLNSTGTGRGTVEVRRSTRRRRTVSAYRDGDRTVVLIPDRMTAAEEERWIGVMLDRLAAQENRRMLDGSELARRATELSEQYLQGRARPSSVRWVTNQHTRWGSCTPAEGSIRLSHRLQGMPSFVVDYVLLHELAHLLVPGHGPDFWGLLDTYPRTERARGFLEGVAAAGRLPHTPSAQGE
- a CDS encoding ThiF family adenylyltransferase, coding for MHPMIKPALRRGWRDRQTLQYGVAPAHAVLLGPVDDASAAFLDRLDGTRSMELLRQEAVRAGLPPGAADTLVARLTAAGLLDDAETYRRAAGRPGDGLRADLASLSTVHPEPGGGPARLAARRRARVRVRGAGRVGAAVAALLSAAGVGRVEVLDGGDVEPWDTLPGGIGRGRIGERRDVAARRVVCEAAPWPRRPPPEATRDGDGIALVVVTPRDGLDAYAPDPAAAAAHLRAGAPHLFAGVLEGTGFVGPLVLPGVTACAECLHRARAEREPAWPLVVAQWRSSGRGRAGVPACDAALATMVAGITASYALSFLDGDGLPAAGFRTRWVLPHLSAETERLTPHTDCPCGAASGPGDPPPSAGVPVQSTMAR
- a CDS encoding AarF/ABC1/UbiB kinase family protein, encoding MSDLPRRAVTRTAKLAALPLGFAGRATWGLGKRIGGYSAELVGNELQQRTAEQLFRVLGELKGGAMKFGQALSVFESALPEEIAGPYRATLTKLQEAAPPMPADTVHGVLAESLGEDWRELFEEFEDKPSAAASIGQVHRGVWHDGREVAVKVQYPGAGDALISDLAQLGRFARLLGPLVPGMDVKPLITELRERVTEELDYALEAEAQRGYVEQFADDPDVWVPDVVHQGACVLVTEWMTGVPLSEVIAEGGEEARDRAGQLLARFLFSGTARTGLLHADPHPGNFRLIPGEDPDSPPAEWKLGVLDFGTVDRLPDGLPPTIGTALRLALDGDGDAVYAMLREEGFVKDSIDLEPDAVLDYLVPIIEPARVEAFTFSRGWMREQAARIADPRSPAHQLGKQLNLPPSYLLIHRVTLSTIGVLCQLGATVALRDEMADWVPGFDPSPPEEAGVPLDDTAPGA
- a CDS encoding WhiB family transcriptional regulator — translated: MHLEAHAPSPTTDLIPPGPTEDSLTAPLITLTELDDAIDRLGVAVPCRSYDPEVFFAEAPADVEYAKSLCQTCPLREACLAGAKDRREPWGVWGGELFVQGVVVPRKRPRGRPRKNPVVA
- a CDS encoding LCP family protein translates to MTNPPPHNHDEPFEQPRPRGVSAARRGAAYRYGPRSRHARRRSGLRRLRRACVMLLVTVLAAGLGGYAWADHRLDQAVDLGAYGPRPPAGEGTTYLIVGSDSRGGLSAQERADLHAGGGGGRRADVMILLHTGSAGTTMVSLPRDSWVTVPAHTRPETGKHVPAGGDKLNAAFSHGGPELLLRTVEHNTGLRVDHYAEIGFGGFVDVVDSLGGVRMCLRRDIRDEKSGADLRKGCQDLDGADALAFVRQRHQEARGDLGRTRNQQRLLAALAHQAARPDSLLDPAESYGALSAGLDALVVDRGMSLRDLAAMARAVRDVAGGDGRRMNVPVSGVGVPTSKGSAVTWDRSEASRLFRLLRQDRAVPPGLPPG
- a CDS encoding bifunctional polysaccharide deacetylase/glycosyltransferase family 2 protein produces the protein MSPRHALRRPPRGHWILLLLVLPVIAAALLFEGWSTHEIDAARAKEPCTSPIPGAADDGDPVLRLADGRIETASMQPRTAALTFDGGPDPVWTPRILELLRRHDAHATFFVTGAQAARNPALMRRIVAEGHEVGSYTYTGGALGKASDLRFRMELSLTQTALAGSAGVRTRLLRLPHTTAADTMCGPEWSAARRAAEKGYLLVAADRSSRKARKGVVRQYSHTDLGHREARALLRNPRIDDFPTVSAGLGTPTFTTPASGLQRIEGEGLMWMQAAGGAFTRLTAWALGIAGALGVLRLLLLLLFARAHVRRRYRDPARAHGPGGVTAPVTVLVPAHNEQAGIASTVYSLLGSTHPRLEIVVVDDGSTDDTAAIVERIDDPRVTLVRQPNRGKPGALNTGLAHARYDIVVMVDADTVFEPEALHRLVQPLADSRVGAVSGNTKVGNRRRLLGRWQHLEYVVGFNLDRRMFEVLQCMPTVPGAIGAFRREALAHAGGVSDDTLAEDTDLTMSMGRAGWRIVYEESAVAWTEVPTSLRQLWRQRYRWCYGTLQAMWKHRRSLRERGAAGRFGRRGLSYLMLFQVLLPLFAPVVDVFALYGVCIADRGTAVAVWLGFLGVQMVTAAYALRLDRERLRALWTLPLQLFVYRQLLYLVVIQSVMTALAGSRLKWQRLRRAGTADPYLEAEDTRPQPVPVRKVPEGAER